The following are encoded in a window of Telmatobacter sp. DSM 110680 genomic DNA:
- a CDS encoding carboxypeptidase-like regulatory domain-containing protein, whose protein sequence is MKLNLLSRCSFAIVASCLSVSAALSQAPGTGAITGSVFDPAGAVIQHAQVTVTNEDTEAKRSGSTDAAGSFTFPLLTPGTYTVTAQSAGFSEKTAETVNVVVSETSIVDFHLTVSQVGVSLNVQAGSELAQSESSALGRAVDQQTIEALPLSNRNYTQILSLSPGIVVELPNATAIGRGSQDVTANGNKTTGNNIQFNGIDANNLSQNSAANDGEEVGVAAPAPDTILEFKVQTGNYDATYGRGTGANVDVVSKTGTNKYHGTLWEFLRNDMFNANTFFSKLTNQPRPVLKQNQFGGAFGGPILRDKVFIFGAYQGLRSSNGLGNQVTVNLPQLTSDRSAQTLGVQFCAYPTAAGGQQIACDGSNINPVALALLNFKLPNGKFAVPSPQIKLPSTDPTQMPIGESTYSLPAKYNEDQFTLNVDQTLSPKNQFAARFFYSRAPLVEPFSPNAATVPGWPTTELDQNTMLVLSDTHVFNPRLVNIARFGFMRFDGDSAVTNPVFTTDLGTQSPTGTSGAKIPAPGITVDGLFTVGDAGTPYQWQVTNSFIWQDTVSLTRRNHAVRFGAEAKRHQVDVNAPFSTDGLLDIRTFPDFLLGESAAQNGSPTGSSNVSLSNGSSGLFRKDERYIDLAAFAQDDIRLSNRVMLNAGLRYEIFGAPSDINGRLVTFDPSIATKSAPNEGTLSGFVVPSNFKGLVPDGVLKSSIPGLFPTRKLDFQPRVGLVVRLSQQPTILLRGGYGLYFDRLSAGLAEQLLAVEPFSVFQFFAGSSNAGATLQQPFVPQLPPNNAYPTFVPRIPGGGPSLTAIARNMVNPYTAEYNLNTQIAFAHDFLLEVGYVGTRSLHEAGCVEFNQAMLASPTNPVNGETTNSAANVIQRLPFAGISPGSLLCESSFNANYNSLQTSVTKRLSHGLEFLGSYTWSKNLDQTSGSSGSEVFETHLVTNDQTNFRQAYGLTDFDRTHRAVLSLVYNTSFARHLPGLLSRAVGNWQISALAVAQSGTPITILDDSAGSVYGNYPFENRAQLVGGIKPTTSGSMYSRVLTTYLNAAAFTSAPEAPNGTGPGDTDFGNSGEGLVRGPGQRNIDMAIERTIPLTESHHVNIRGEFFNLTNTTNFNNPNSNVSSGPSFGVINSTSTNPRIIQLALKYQF, encoded by the coding sequence ATGAAACTGAATTTGCTGAGTCGCTGTTCGTTCGCGATCGTTGCAAGCTGTCTCTCTGTAAGCGCGGCTTTGAGCCAGGCTCCCGGGACGGGCGCAATCACGGGGTCCGTTTTCGATCCTGCAGGCGCCGTTATTCAACACGCGCAGGTGACCGTCACTAATGAAGACACAGAGGCCAAAAGATCAGGCTCAACGGATGCGGCCGGCTCGTTTACCTTCCCCCTGCTCACTCCCGGCACGTATACCGTGACCGCCCAATCAGCGGGATTTAGCGAGAAGACTGCTGAAACCGTCAACGTCGTTGTCAGCGAGACAAGTATCGTCGACTTTCACCTGACCGTGTCGCAAGTCGGCGTGAGTCTGAATGTTCAAGCTGGATCAGAACTCGCACAGAGCGAGAGTTCGGCGCTCGGGCGCGCGGTCGACCAGCAAACCATCGAAGCTCTTCCTCTCTCCAATCGCAACTACACGCAGATCCTGTCGCTCTCACCAGGCATCGTTGTTGAACTGCCTAATGCAACTGCCATTGGCAGGGGGTCGCAGGACGTTACAGCGAACGGCAACAAAACGACTGGCAACAATATTCAGTTCAACGGCATTGATGCCAACAACCTATCGCAGAATTCTGCCGCAAATGACGGCGAAGAGGTTGGCGTAGCCGCTCCGGCGCCCGATACGATATTGGAATTCAAAGTGCAGACGGGCAACTACGACGCTACCTATGGCAGAGGTACCGGAGCCAATGTCGACGTCGTCAGCAAAACCGGGACAAACAAATATCACGGCACGTTGTGGGAGTTTCTCCGCAACGATATGTTCAATGCGAACACGTTTTTCTCGAAACTCACAAACCAGCCTCGACCCGTACTGAAACAAAACCAGTTCGGCGGGGCGTTTGGTGGTCCAATCCTCCGCGACAAGGTTTTCATTTTTGGCGCGTACCAGGGGCTTCGCTCCAGCAACGGCCTGGGTAATCAGGTTACAGTCAATCTCCCGCAACTTACTTCCGATCGTTCTGCTCAAACTCTCGGTGTTCAATTCTGTGCCTATCCAACAGCGGCGGGCGGCCAACAGATTGCATGCGATGGATCCAACATCAATCCTGTTGCTCTGGCACTCCTCAATTTCAAGCTCCCAAACGGAAAGTTCGCCGTGCCAAGCCCGCAGATCAAGCTTCCTTCAACGGATCCGACGCAGATGCCGATTGGGGAATCCACTTATTCGCTGCCAGCGAAGTACAACGAAGACCAGTTCACACTTAACGTAGATCAGACTCTTTCGCCAAAGAATCAATTCGCTGCGAGGTTCTTCTACTCGCGCGCGCCGTTAGTCGAGCCATTCTCGCCTAACGCGGCCACTGTGCCCGGATGGCCCACCACAGAACTCGATCAGAATACGATGCTCGTGCTTTCCGATACGCATGTCTTCAATCCTCGTCTGGTCAATATTGCCCGATTTGGTTTCATGCGATTCGATGGGGATTCCGCCGTTACTAATCCCGTCTTCACGACGGATCTCGGCACCCAGTCTCCGACGGGTACTTCGGGCGCGAAAATCCCTGCCCCGGGAATCACCGTCGATGGACTTTTCACCGTCGGCGATGCCGGCACACCGTACCAGTGGCAGGTCACCAATAGCTTCATCTGGCAGGACACCGTCTCTCTCACCAGGCGTAACCACGCTGTTCGTTTCGGCGCAGAGGCAAAGCGCCACCAGGTCGACGTTAACGCTCCATTTTCTACTGATGGACTTCTCGACATTCGCACTTTCCCAGATTTCCTTCTCGGCGAAAGTGCTGCCCAAAACGGAAGCCCCACCGGCAGTAGTAACGTGAGTTTGAGCAACGGAAGCTCAGGTCTCTTCCGTAAAGACGAGCGCTACATTGATCTCGCGGCGTTCGCACAGGATGACATCAGGCTCTCAAATCGCGTGATGTTAAACGCCGGCCTTCGCTACGAAATCTTTGGCGCTCCATCCGACATCAACGGGAGGCTCGTTACGTTCGATCCTTCCATTGCCACCAAAAGCGCGCCAAACGAAGGAACACTCAGCGGATTTGTTGTGCCTTCGAATTTCAAAGGCCTGGTCCCTGACGGGGTTCTCAAATCCTCGATCCCAGGCCTCTTCCCTACTCGCAAGTTGGACTTTCAGCCCCGCGTCGGACTGGTTGTTCGTCTCTCCCAGCAGCCAACCATCCTTCTCCGCGGCGGCTACGGACTCTACTTTGACAGGCTCTCCGCGGGCCTTGCTGAACAGTTACTGGCTGTCGAACCGTTTTCGGTATTTCAGTTTTTTGCCGGTTCGTCCAACGCAGGAGCAACACTGCAGCAGCCGTTCGTTCCCCAACTCCCGCCAAACAATGCTTATCCCACCTTCGTTCCGCGCATCCCGGGCGGAGGTCCAAGCCTCACTGCTATCGCTCGAAATATGGTGAATCCATACACAGCGGAGTACAACCTCAACACGCAGATCGCATTCGCCCACGACTTCCTTCTCGAAGTTGGATACGTGGGCACGCGTTCTCTCCACGAGGCCGGTTGCGTCGAATTCAACCAGGCAATGCTGGCCAGCCCGACAAATCCGGTGAATGGAGAGACAACCAACTCCGCGGCGAATGTTATCCAGCGCCTGCCGTTTGCTGGAATAAGTCCCGGCTCTCTTTTGTGCGAATCTTCTTTCAACGCGAATTACAACTCATTGCAGACCAGCGTTACCAAGCGTCTGAGTCACGGTTTGGAGTTTTTAGGCAGTTACACCTGGTCAAAGAACCTTGACCAGACCAGTGGCTCATCGGGCAGTGAGGTATTCGAAACTCATCTCGTCACCAATGATCAAACCAATTTCAGACAGGCTTATGGGCTCACCGACTTCGATCGCACCCATCGCGCTGTACTGAGCCTGGTCTATAACACTTCGTTCGCGCGACACTTGCCGGGCCTGTTATCGCGTGCCGTCGGCAACTGGCAGATCTCGGCTCTGGCAGTTGCTCAAAGCGGAACGCCAATCACAATCCTGGACGATAGCGCAGGCAGCGTCTACGGAAACTATCCTTTTGAAAACCGCGCTCAGCTCGTCGGCGGGATCAAGCCAACAACTTCCGGTTCAATGTATTCGCGGGTTCTTACCACCTATCTGAATGCCGCCGCATTTACGTCAGCGCCGGAAGCACCCAACGGCACAGGGCCCGGTGACACCGATTTTGGAAACAGCGGCGAGGGCCTGGTACGCGGTCCCGGCCAGCGCAATATCGACATGGCGATCGAGCGAACCATTCCGCTCACGGAATCGCATCACGTAAATATTCGTGGTGAGTTCTTTAACTTGACCAACACCACGAACTTC